One window from the genome of Verrucomicrobiia bacterium encodes:
- a CDS encoding prolyl oligopeptidase family serine peptidase: MKNPKLLLTIAGLLTFTACSLGQPTNPNSPPMQTAKLFTFRQTQRLKINYLLFLPKSYKDAARKRWPLIFFLHGAGERGSDVWKVAAHGPPKRVTQDPDFPFIVLSPQCPENQVWSREPLLGLLDAITHQYAVDTSRIYLTGLSMGGYCTWDLGLAYPEKFAAIVPICGGGELINVLLANGEEAKALKTLGIWAFHGGKDPTVPLEESERMVTLLKRFGIPDVKLTVYPEAGHDAWTETYNNPALYEWLLEHRRP, from the coding sequence ATGAAAAACCCCAAGCTCCTGCTTACCATAGCAGGTCTGCTCACCTTCACCGCGTGCTCTCTCGGCCAACCCACTAATCCCAACTCGCCCCCAATGCAAACCGCCAAACTTTTCACCTTCCGGCAAACCCAACGCCTTAAAATCAATTACCTGCTGTTTTTGCCCAAGAGCTATAAAGATGCCGCACGGAAACGATGGCCTTTGATCTTTTTCCTTCACGGCGCCGGCGAACGCGGGTCCGATGTGTGGAAGGTCGCAGCTCATGGCCCTCCAAAGCGTGTCACTCAAGACCCGGATTTCCCGTTCATCGTCCTCTCTCCTCAGTGCCCCGAGAACCAGGTTTGGTCCAGAGAACCTTTGCTCGGACTCCTGGACGCGATCACGCATCAATACGCTGTAGATACGAGCCGCATCTATTTAACTGGCCTCAGCATGGGCGGTTACTGCACGTGGGACCTAGGTTTGGCTTACCCGGAGAAGTTCGCCGCCATCGTCCCAATCTGCGGCGGAGGCGAATTGATCAACGTCCTGCTCGCCAACGGCGAAGAAGCCAAAGCCCTTAAGACCCTGGGTATTTGGGCATTTCATGGAGGCAAAGACCCGACTGTGCCGCTCGAAGAATCTGAGCGGATGGTCACCCTGCTCAAACGGTTCGGAATCCCGGATGTGAAGTTAACGGTGTACCCCGAGGCCGGTCATGATGCTTGGACCGAAACTTACAATAACCCCGCTCTTTACGAATGGCTGCTCGAACACCGCAGACCATAA
- a CDS encoding PIG-L family deacetylase — protein MKPLTFACLFMLSLFTVSAAPAPPDDGKLRVICFGAHPDDCELGAGGVAAMWAARGHHVKLVSVTNGDIGHWREGGGPLARRRKAEAERADEILGVTSQVLDIHDGELLPTLENRRTITRLIREWKADIVIGPRPNDYHPDHRYTAVLVQDSAYMVTVPFFCPDVPYLKRNPVFLYVPDSFQKPNPFQPDVAVGIDEAIDKRLDALDALESQFYEGGANGSAQLIPSDPAKQQERHRQVRAGFQKRYENLAQRYRSTLAEFYGPAKAGTIKYAEAFEICEYGRRPDQTELKRLFPFFGE, from the coding sequence ATGAAGCCTCTGACCTTCGCCTGCCTTTTCATGCTCAGTTTGTTCACCGTCTCCGCCGCTCCGGCGCCGCCAGATGATGGGAAGTTGCGCGTCATCTGTTTCGGGGCGCACCCGGACGATTGCGAGCTCGGGGCGGGTGGGGTGGCGGCGATGTGGGCCGCTCGCGGCCATCATGTCAAATTGGTCTCAGTCACGAACGGCGACATCGGCCATTGGCGCGAGGGGGGGGGCCCTCTGGCCCGGCGGCGCAAGGCTGAAGCCGAACGGGCCGATGAAATTCTGGGAGTGACTTCCCAGGTGCTGGACATTCATGACGGGGAATTGCTGCCGACCCTTGAGAACCGGCGCACCATTACACGACTTATTCGCGAGTGGAAGGCCGATATCGTCATTGGCCCGCGCCCAAACGATTATCATCCCGACCATCGCTACACAGCAGTCCTGGTCCAGGATTCCGCTTACATGGTCACCGTTCCGTTTTTCTGCCCGGATGTCCCTTACCTCAAGCGCAACCCGGTTTTCCTTTATGTTCCGGACTCGTTCCAGAAACCCAACCCGTTCCAGCCGGACGTGGCAGTGGGGATTGACGAGGCGATCGACAAGCGGTTGGACGCTTTGGATGCGCTGGAATCGCAGTTTTATGAAGGCGGCGCCAACGGCTCGGCGCAACTGATTCCCAGCGACCCGGCCAAGCAACAAGAGCGGCACCGGCAGGTCCGCGCCGGGTTCCAAAAGCGTTATGAGAACCTCGCCCAGCGTTATCGCTCGACTCTGGCTGAGTTCTACGGACCAGCGAAGGCCGGGACGATCAAGTACGCGGAAGCATTCGAGATTTGCGAGTATGGCCGCCGGCCCGACCAAACCGAGTTGAAAAGGCTCTTCCCCTTTTTTGGAGAGTAG
- a CDS encoding Gfo/Idh/MocA family oxidoreductase: MKTLTRREFIKRTSATAGAAAITFPFVGNVLGANDRIQIACIGVGGKGDSDSSDASRCGGAIVAMCDVDRNNLDAKAKQFPQAKQFQDYRKLFDEMANSFDAVTVSIPDHNHGMAASLAMKLGKHCFCQKPLTQTVFEARTLRKLANEKKLATQMGNQGSASSGLRRAVEVVQAGVIGTPHELHVWTNRPIWPQGINRPPGQDPVPPNLDWNVWLGPARERPYKQDVYNPFKWRGWFDFGTGALGDMACHTVNMPFRALKLGYPNVVECEVASRMYPETFPKTARIRFEFPEREGLPPLKFWWYDGNPGDPLHPLRPPADATKEIVATMGSPPESGALIIGDKGKLFSPDDYGERFLIALKGQDELRQGEQVEACKAVPQTIPRSPGHMEEWFRMMKEGTPSYSNFDIAAYLTEIILLGCIAVRVGEGMRMDWDGPNMRSTNLPEAERFVRRQNRAGWEA, from the coding sequence ATGAAGACACTGACTCGGCGTGAGTTTATCAAGCGCACTTCGGCGACCGCCGGCGCGGCGGCCATTACCTTTCCCTTCGTGGGAAACGTCCTGGGGGCCAATGACCGCATCCAGATCGCCTGTATTGGCGTAGGGGGAAAAGGTGACAGCGACAGCAGCGATGCCTCCCGCTGCGGGGGGGCCATTGTGGCCATGTGCGATGTGGACCGCAACAACCTGGACGCGAAGGCCAAGCAGTTTCCGCAAGCCAAGCAATTTCAAGATTATCGAAAGCTTTTCGATGAAATGGCCAACAGCTTCGATGCCGTAACCGTCTCCATCCCCGACCACAACCACGGCATGGCCGCCTCGCTGGCCATGAAGCTGGGCAAACATTGCTTCTGCCAAAAACCATTGACCCAGACGGTTTTTGAGGCCCGCACCCTGCGCAAGCTGGCTAATGAAAAGAAACTGGCCACCCAAATGGGCAACCAGGGCAGCGCTTCGAGCGGCTTGCGCCGCGCCGTCGAGGTTGTCCAAGCCGGCGTTATCGGCACCCCCCACGAGTTGCATGTCTGGACCAACCGCCCCATTTGGCCCCAGGGCATCAACCGGCCTCCGGGCCAAGATCCTGTTCCGCCCAATTTGGATTGGAACGTTTGGCTCGGCCCCGCTCGCGAGCGGCCCTACAAGCAGGATGTTTATAACCCGTTCAAGTGGCGCGGCTGGTTCGATTTTGGGACTGGCGCCTTGGGCGACATGGCCTGCCATACGGTCAACATGCCCTTCCGCGCCCTCAAGCTTGGCTACCCCAACGTCGTTGAATGCGAGGTTGCTTCCCGAATGTACCCCGAAACATTCCCAAAGACTGCTCGCATCCGGTTCGAGTTCCCAGAACGCGAGGGGTTGCCTCCGCTCAAATTCTGGTGGTATGACGGCAATCCAGGCGACCCATTGCACCCCTTGCGCCCACCGGCAGATGCCACCAAAGAAATCGTCGCCACCATGGGCAGCCCGCCCGAAAGCGGCGCCCTTATTATCGGTGACAAAGGCAAGTTGTTCTCACCCGATGATTACGGCGAAAGATTCTTAATCGCCCTCAAGGGCCAGGATGAGCTGCGCCAAGGCGAGCAGGTCGAGGCCTGCAAAGCTGTCCCGCAGACCATCCCTCGCTCACCTGGTCACATGGAGGAATGGTTCCGCATGATGAAAGAGGGCACACCCTCCTATTCCAATTTCGATATCGCGGCTTATTTGACGGAGATCATCCTGCTGGGCTGCATCGCGGTGCGCGTCGGCGAAGGCATGCGCATGGATTGGGACGGCCCGAATATGCGTTCCACCAACCTGCCTGAAGCCGAGCGTTTCGTTCGCCGTCAGAACCGAGCCGGTTGGGAGGCCTGA
- a CDS encoding phosphatidylinositol-specific phospholipase C/glycerophosphodiester phosphodiesterase family protein encodes MMKRNFLWMVAVVAGCAAMATAAEPIPLTRVHAHNDYEHKRPLFDALDHGFCSVEADIYLVDGRLLVAHQRNQVKPQRTLEALYLDPLRERVKKNGGHVYPNGPEFTLLIDIKGDWKVIYPVLRHVLMGYTQMLSRFRLGAKSPNAITVILTGNRSKDMFNRDPIRYAALDGDLADLDSGAPVNLIPWISSNWYKTFKWRGVGPIPPDEKLKLEQIVTRAHQQGRKVRFWGAPDTPFFWRQLLDSGVDLINTDDLDGAQKFLLEEARNQAQK; translated from the coding sequence ATGATGAAACGAAACTTTCTCTGGATGGTTGCCGTCGTTGCGGGCTGCGCTGCCATGGCAACCGCAGCCGAACCCATACCCCTTACCCGCGTCCATGCCCACAACGACTATGAGCACAAGCGCCCGCTGTTTGATGCCCTCGATCACGGCTTTTGCAGCGTCGAGGCGGACATTTACCTTGTGGATGGCCGGCTCCTGGTGGCCCATCAACGCAATCAAGTTAAGCCGCAGCGAACGCTTGAGGCGCTCTACCTGGACCCGCTGCGCGAGCGGGTGAAGAAGAACGGCGGCCACGTTTATCCGAATGGCCCCGAGTTCACGCTACTGATCGATATCAAGGGCGATTGGAAGGTAATTTATCCCGTCTTGAGGCACGTGTTGATGGGCTATACCCAAATGCTGAGCCGGTTCCGTTTGGGCGCCAAAAGTCCCAATGCCATTACTGTCATCCTTACTGGGAATCGCTCGAAGGACATGTTCAATCGCGATCCCATCCGTTACGCCGCGCTGGACGGTGATCTGGCGGACCTGGACTCCGGCGCGCCGGTGAACCTAATCCCCTGGATTAGCAGCAACTGGTATAAGACCTTCAAGTGGCGCGGGGTTGGGCCGATACCTCCAGACGAGAAGCTCAAGCTGGAGCAGATCGTCACCCGGGCGCATCAGCAGGGGCGCAAGGTGCGGTTCTGGGGTGCGCCAGACACGCCGTTTTTCTGGCGTCAACTGCTCGACAGCGGCGTGGACCTGATTAATACCGATGACCTCGACGGAGCCCAGAAGTTCCTGCTCGAAGAGGCGCGCAATCAGGCGCAAAAATGA
- a CDS encoding carbohydrate-binding family 9-like protein, whose protein sequence is MAAESTVPKPVLQAGRISRDFVLTGHADDGPWQMARPALIEQSSADAAARPELSTAVRALWSESSLYLAYDCPYTRLTFFDPPQFEHKRFDLDQAGESLWDRDVVEAFIGSDPHQIRHYTEFEVAPTNERLDLMIVNLPQKDFNWNSGFESKVTVDKERKLWRCEVRIPLTALSKVKPTPGTRWALNLYRMDKANNAALAWNPTLAPSFHTPERFGILQFGE, encoded by the coding sequence ATGGCTGCTGAATCAACAGTCCCCAAACCCGTCCTGCAAGCCGGGCGGATCAGCCGGGATTTTGTCCTCACTGGCCACGCCGACGATGGGCCGTGGCAGATGGCTCGGCCCGCGCTCATCGAGCAGTCCTCCGCCGATGCCGCCGCGCGACCCGAGTTGTCCACGGCTGTGCGCGCCCTGTGGTCTGAATCTTCCCTTTACCTCGCCTACGACTGCCCCTACACGAGGCTGACTTTTTTCGACCCGCCCCAGTTTGAGCACAAGCGTTTTGACCTCGACCAAGCAGGCGAGAGTCTGTGGGACCGTGATGTGGTCGAGGCCTTTATCGGCTCAGACCCGCATCAAATCCGCCACTACACCGAATTCGAAGTCGCTCCGACCAATGAACGCCTGGACCTGATGATCGTGAACTTGCCCCAAAAGGATTTCAACTGGAACTCAGGTTTCGAATCCAAAGTGACGGTGGACAAAGAACGAAAGCTCTGGCGCTGCGAGGTGCGCATTCCCTTAACAGCGCTGAGCAAAGTCAAACCCACTCCTGGCACACGCTGGGCCTTGAACCTTTACCGGATGGACAAGGCCAACAATGCCGCTTTGGCATGGAATCCTACGCTCGCCCCCTCGTTTCACACTCCAGAGAGGTTTGGAATTCTGCAGTTTGGGGAGTGA
- the rpmB gene encoding 50S ribosomal protein L28, with amino-acid sequence MARICELTGKRPMKGSIIWRSGKSKKSGGIGTHITAITKRRFMPNLQRVKAIINGEVRYVRVSTSALKKGLITKAPRRTWKKEQAAAKS; translated from the coding sequence ATGGCACGAATTTGCGAGTTAACCGGCAAACGCCCGATGAAGGGCAGCATCATCTGGCGCAGTGGCAAGTCGAAGAAGAGCGGCGGCATTGGAACGCATATTACAGCGATTACCAAGCGCCGATTTATGCCCAACCTCCAGCGCGTTAAGGCCATCATCAACGGGGAAGTGCGTTACGTTCGGGTTTCGACTTCAGCGCTCAAGAAGGGGCTCATCACCAAAGCCCCCCGGCGCACCTGGAAGAAGGAACAAGCGGCGGCCAAGAGTTAA